A window of the Fusobacterium sp. genome harbors these coding sequences:
- a CDS encoding cation-translocating P-type ATPase codes for MKNYFSKSKDEILKEFNSSEKGLTTDQVETSSEKYGYNQLNEEKKLSTFTVFISQFKDFLVIILIIASIISLISGNEESTIVILVVIIINAILGTVQHLKAEESISSLKSLSAPKSKVLRDGEKVEILSKYLVPGDIVFIEAGDLIPADGRIIESFSLLVNESSLTGESESVEKISDIMADGELALGDQKNMVFSGSLVSYGRGIIIITSTGMNSELGKIASLLEATKEKSTPLQVSLDNFGKKLSIGIIILCIIVFAINVFHGVKMLDSLMFAVALAVAAIPEALSSIVTIVLALGTQKLSKENAIIKNLKSVESLGCVSVICSDKTGTLTQNKMTVKQVYINNKVYNEKGLDIKDTGESLILKESILCNDATSEIGDPTEIALINLSEINYKMDSKELKEKYPRISEIPFDSDRKLMSTVHEIDNEILMLTKGALDSILPKTTHILVHNEVRKITKADIENIEDINTMFAETGLRVLTFAYKVLDEKREITREDEDKFIFIGLVGMIDPPREESKTAVEKCITAGIKPVMITGDHKITATTIAKEIGIYQDGDNVLEGIEVEKMSDEELIDKVTSTSVYARVSPEHKIRIVTAWQTLGKICAMTGDGVNDAPALKRADIGIAMGITGTEVSKDAASMILADDNFSTIVKAVTTGRNIYSNIKNSIRFLLSGNTAGILAVLYSSLAGLPVIFAPVHLLFINLLTDSLPAIAIGMEPSHGDVLTEKPRDPKEPILTKDLAGKILIEGLLIAVFVMLAFYIGYQDGNTSKGSTMAFSVLCLARLFHGFNCRGASSIIGLGLFSNMFSIAAFVIGFILLNGILIFPVFHSIFQVAPLDINDLLYIYGLAFVPTLIIQISKFIKYKK; via the coding sequence ATGAAAAATTATTTTTCTAAGTCAAAAGATGAAATTTTAAAAGAGTTCAATTCAAGTGAAAAAGGACTCACAACTGATCAGGTAGAAACTTCTAGCGAAAAATATGGATATAATCAGCTTAATGAAGAAAAGAAACTGAGTACTTTTACTGTATTTATTTCTCAATTCAAGGATTTTTTAGTTATCATTCTTATTATAGCTTCTATTATTTCTCTTATTTCAGGTAATGAAGAAAGTACTATTGTTATTTTAGTTGTTATCATTATCAATGCTATACTTGGAACAGTACAGCATTTAAAAGCTGAAGAATCTATAAGCAGTTTGAAAAGTTTGTCAGCTCCAAAGTCAAAAGTTTTGAGAGATGGAGAAAAGGTAGAGATATTATCTAAATATCTTGTACCTGGAGATATTGTCTTTATTGAAGCAGGGGATTTAATTCCAGCAGATGGAAGAATTATTGAAAGTTTCTCTCTTCTTGTAAATGAAAGTTCTCTTACTGGAGAATCAGAAAGTGTAGAAAAAATCAGTGATATAATGGCTGATGGAGAACTTGCTCTTGGAGATCAAAAAAATATGGTCTTTTCTGGAAGTCTGGTAAGTTATGGAAGAGGTATTATTATAATTACTTCTACAGGAATGAATAGTGAGCTTGGAAAAATAGCTTCTCTTTTAGAAGCTACAAAAGAAAAGTCAACTCCTCTTCAGGTATCCCTTGATAACTTTGGTAAAAAGCTTTCAATTGGAATAATCATTCTTTGCATAATTGTATTTGCAATAAATGTATTTCATGGTGTAAAAATGCTTGATTCACTTATGTTTGCTGTTGCTTTGGCAGTTGCTGCTATACCAGAGGCTTTGAGTTCTATTGTTACAATAGTTCTTGCTCTTGGTACTCAAAAACTATCAAAAGAAAATGCTATCATAAAAAATCTTAAATCAGTTGAATCTCTTGGCTGTGTTTCTGTAATATGTTCTGATAAGACAGGAACTCTTACACAAAACAAAATGACAGTAAAACAAGTTTATATAAACAACAAAGTATACAATGAAAAAGGATTAGATATAAAAGATACTGGTGAATCTCTTATTTTAAAAGAAAGCATCCTTTGCAATGATGCTACAAGTGAAATAGGAGATCCTACAGAAATTGCTTTAATAAATCTTTCCGAAATAAATTATAAAATGGACAGCAAGGAATTAAAAGAAAAATATCCTCGTATTTCTGAAATTCCATTTGATTCAGACAGAAAGCTTATGAGTACAGTTCACGAAATAGATAACGAAATATTAATGCTTACTAAAGGAGCTTTAGATTCAATTCTTCCAAAAACTACTCATATTCTTGTACATAATGAAGTAAGAAAAATTACTAAAGCTGATATTGAAAATATTGAAGATATCAATACTATGTTCGCTGAAACTGGTCTAAGAGTACTTACTTTTGCTTATAAAGTATTAGATGAAAAAAGAGAAATAACTAGAGAAGATGAAGATAAATTCATATTCATTGGTCTTGTTGGTATGATTGATCCCCCTAGAGAGGAATCTAAAACAGCTGTTGAAAAATGTATTACAGCTGGAATAAAACCTGTAATGATAACAGGAGATCATAAAATTACTGCTACAACTATTGCTAAAGAAATTGGAATCTATCAAGATGGAGATAATGTGCTTGAAGGTATTGAAGTTGAAAAAATGAGTGATGAAGAACTTATTGATAAAGTTACTTCTACTTCTGTTTATGCAAGAGTTTCTCCTGAGCATAAAATAAGAATAGTCACTGCATGGCAGACATTAGGTAAAATATGTGCTATGACTGGAGACGGAGTTAATGATGCTCCTGCATTAAAAAGGGCTGATATAGGTATTGCCATGGGTATTACAGGAACTGAAGTTTCAAAAGATGCAGCTTCTATGATACTTGCTGATGATAATTTCTCTACAATAGTAAAAGCTGTAACTACTGGTAGAAATATTTATTCTAATATTAAAAATTCTATAAGATTTTTACTTTCAGGTAATACTGCTGGTATTCTTGCTGTACTTTATTCATCTCTTGCAGGTCTTCCAGTAATTTTTGCTCCAGTACATCTGCTGTTTATTAATCTGCTGACTGACAGTTTACCAGCTATTGCTATTGGAATGGAACCTTCACATGGAGATGTACTTACTGAAAAACCCCGTGATCCAAAAGAACCTATTCTTACAAAAGATCTTGCTGGAAAGATTCTTATTGAAGGATTATTAATTGCTGTATTCGTAATGCTTGCTTTCTATATTGGATATCAAGATGGAAATACTTCAAAGGGAAGCACAATGGCTTTCAGTGTTCTGTGTTTAGCTAGACTATTCCATGGATTTAATTGTAGAGGTGCAAGTTCTATAATAGGATTAGGACTATTTTCCAATATGTTTTCTATTGCAGCTTTTGTTATAGGATTTATATTATTAAATGGAATTCTTATTTTCCCTGTTTTCCACTCAATATTCCAGGTAGCACCTTTAGATATTAATGACTTATTATACATATATGGATTAGCTTTTGTTCCAACTTTAATTATTCAAATATCTAAATTTATTAAATATAAAAAATAA
- a CDS encoding dicarboxylate/amino acid:cation symporter gives MGKIKDSLILKLILGVGIGLIVGLYCNETAIGVIQSIKFILGQLISFTVPLIILGFIAPAITKMKSNASKMLGLMLMLAYFSSVGAALFSMVAGFILIPKMHIVPNVEGLKHLPKLIFKVEIPPPFTVMTALVLALFLGLAVVWTQSKNFEKLLDEFNNIMLKIVYKIIIPILPFFIASTFATLAYEGGITKQLPVFLKVVVIVLIGHFIWLTVLYSIGGAVSGKNPLNLLKFYGPAYLTAVGTMSSAATLPVALSCAKKSGALDEDIADFAIPLGATVHLCGSVLTEVFFVMTVSQVLYGHLPAFGTMVLFIILLGIFAVGAPGVPGGTVMASLGIIISVLGFDENGVALMLTIFALQDSFGTACNVVGDGALALILNGVFKKEQQKAK, from the coding sequence ATGGGAAAAATCAAAGATAGTCTAATTTTAAAATTAATCCTTGGAGTAGGTATTGGATTAATAGTTGGATTATACTGTAATGAAACTGCCATTGGTGTAATTCAATCTATTAAATTCATACTTGGACAGTTAATATCTTTCACTGTTCCATTAATTATTTTAGGATTTATAGCTCCAGCTATAACTAAAATGAAATCTAATGCAAGTAAAATGCTTGGCCTTATGCTTATGCTTGCATATTTCTCATCTGTAGGAGCTGCATTATTTTCAATGGTGGCAGGATTTATTTTAATACCTAAAATGCATATAGTTCCTAATGTAGAAGGACTTAAACATCTACCTAAACTTATTTTTAAAGTAGAAATTCCACCTCCATTTACAGTTATGACAGCTTTAGTTCTTGCTCTTTTCTTAGGTCTTGCTGTTGTTTGGACTCAATCTAAAAATTTTGAAAAACTTCTAGATGAATTTAATAATATTATGCTTAAAATAGTTTATAAGATTATTATACCTATACTTCCATTTTTTATTGCTTCTACATTTGCAACACTTGCATATGAAGGTGGAATTACTAAACAATTACCTGTTTTCTTAAAAGTTGTTGTAATAGTTCTTATTGGACATTTTATCTGGCTTACAGTTCTTTACTCTATTGGAGGAGCTGTCTCTGGAAAAAATCCACTTAACCTTTTAAAATTCTATGGACCAGCGTATTTAACAGCAGTAGGAACTATGTCTTCTGCTGCTACTCTTCCAGTGGCATTGAGCTGTGCTAAAAAATCTGGGGCTTTAGATGAAGATATAGCTGATTTTGCTATTCCATTAGGTGCTACTGTACATTTATGTGGTTCAGTTCTTACAGAAGTTTTCTTTGTAATGACTGTCTCTCAGGTATTATATGGACATCTTCCAGCATTTGGAACTATGGTTCTGTTTATAATTCTTTTAGGAATCTTTGCTGTAGGTGCACCTGGAGTTCCTGGAGGAACTGTCATGGCTTCTCTTGGTATCATTATTTCTGTATTAGGCTTTGATGAAAATGGTGTTGCTTTAATGCTTACTATATTTGCTCTTCAAGATAGTTTTGGTACCGCCTGCAATGTTGTAGGTGATGGAGCCCTTGCTTTAATTTTAAATGGTGTATTTAAAAAAGAGCAGCAAAAAGCTAAATAA
- a CDS encoding pyridoxal phosphate-dependent aminotransferase has translation MNISTRALEMNFSPIRKLIPLADEASKKGIKVYKLNIGQPNIVTPDSFFEGLHSYKEKIVTYSDSRGIPQLIDSFVKSYKASGIELEKEDILITQGGSEAILFILMSICNEGDEVLVPEPFYSNYSSFSTFSGAKVKPIPTTIENNFHLPSREEIEALITPTTRAIMFSNPVNPTGTIYTEEEIKMIGEIAKKYDLYIIADEVYRQFVYDDTPYTSVMQLDDLKDRVVLVDSISKHYSACGARIGLIASKNHTLMNYILKFCQARLCVSTIEQHAAANLINTMDNYLEDVKLKYKSRRDLIYGYLTRIPGVVCSKPEGAFYIFAKLPVDNAEKFAKWLLTDYSYENKTLLIAPGPGFYQTEGKGEQEVRLSFCTNVDDIENAMIVLKRALEEYNKDK, from the coding sequence ATGAATATATCAACAAGAGCTTTAGAAATGAATTTTTCACCAATAAGAAAGTTGATTCCCCTTGCGGATGAAGCGTCTAAAAAAGGAATTAAAGTATATAAGCTCAACATTGGTCAGCCTAATATAGTTACTCCTGATTCTTTCTTTGAAGGGCTTCATAGCTACAAGGAAAAAATCGTAACTTATTCTGATTCAAGGGGAATTCCCCAACTTATTGACAGTTTTGTAAAAAGTTATAAGGCTAGTGGTATAGAACTTGAAAAAGAAGATATTCTTATCACACAAGGAGGAAGTGAAGCAATTCTTTTTATACTTATGTCAATTTGTAATGAAGGAGATGAAGTTTTAGTTCCAGAACCTTTTTATTCAAATTACTCAAGTTTCTCCACTTTTTCAGGAGCAAAGGTAAAACCTATACCTACTACAATAGAAAATAATTTTCATTTGCCTTCTAGAGAAGAAATTGAAGCTTTAATTACTCCAACTACTAGGGCTATAATGTTTTCTAACCCTGTAAATCCTACTGGAACTATATATACAGAAGAAGAAATAAAAATGATTGGGGAAATAGCTAAAAAATATGATTTATATATCATAGCTGATGAAGTTTACAGACAATTTGTATATGATGATACTCCATATACATCTGTTATGCAGTTAGATGATCTTAAAGACAGAGTAGTGCTGGTAGACAGTATCTCAAAGCATTACAGTGCTTGTGGAGCTAGAATAGGACTTATTGCAAGTAAAAATCATACTCTTATGAATTATATTTTAAAGTTCTGTCAGGCAAGGCTTTGTGTATCTACAATAGAACAACATGCAGCTGCTAACCTAATAAATACTATGGATAATTATTTAGAAGATGTAAAGTTAAAATACAAGAGCAGAAGAGACCTTATTTATGGATATCTTACTAGAATACCTGGTGTTGTTTGTTCTAAACCAGAAGGAGCTTTTTATATTTTTGCTAAACTTCCAGTGGATAACGCTGAAAAGTTTGCTAAATGGCTTCTTACTGATTATTCTTATGAAAATAAAACTCTTCTTATTGCTCCTGGACCTGGATTCTATCAGACAGAAGGTAAAGGAGAACAAGAAGTTAGACTATCTTTTTGTACTAATGTAGATGATATTGAAAATGCTATGATAGTTTTAAAAAGAGCTCTTGAAGAATATAATAAAGATAAATAA